A segment of the Kluyveromyces marxianus DMKU3-1042 DNA, complete genome, chromosome 5 genome:
CTGGcaatttttggtttttccaTTCCAGTTTCATCATCAGACCCTGAGCGACTGTCTCCATTTTCGAGACCTTCCCTGGTCATCTGAGAACCGGCAAATCTCTTGGACATTGGACCTGATCTTAGTTATATTACAGCTTACAGCCCGATTATCTACGATACCCAAAGAACCTCAGCTAACAAAAGAAAGCAGACTGTTTTAAAGATATATCCAGTGTAATGATGTTGCAAGTTATCTCTAACTTGAACAAATCTTAATTGCCTGTAATTGGGTGTTTGGTCCGTAggataaaagaaaaatatatgaaCTACTACTAactgttattattatttattattgccttgataataatattacaGTCTATTTGGTTCCGTTGAATGCTGAAAAGTTACGAAGTTTAACTACCGTCCGTATATCATGACGTGAATACCTTAAGCGAGAttttataaaaaaaaaaattgagttataattcaaaaaaaataaatgatGAACTCCGATACCGGGAGTCGAACCCGGGTCTCCACGGTGAGAGCGTGGTGTGATAGCCGTTACACTATATCGGAATGTTAACTTTACTTGTTGGAAGACTCCCAAACCCGCATACCACATAGTGTTTTCGTTATCACGTGTACTAAGGTAAAATCTGAACCCCCCCCCTTCCTCCCCAGAAGCAAGCAATGGTAAGGATCAACAATGATAAGCTTTTTGGCTTACATTTCCCTTCCGCTTCCCTTTGCAAACTGGCAAAGGTATACCGTGCGCAAACAGCTGCTGTAGTGTATTCACCCTCCTTCCCCTTCTGTTCTTTGCCGGTATAGTATAGTTTATGTTATAGAGAgccttttcatttctaatGGGGACTGTCACCCATACACCTCGCACATGCATTTATAGtcctatttttttttacagtTTTCACATCTCagttttttgaagaaaaagtttCATGTTTCCTGTTTGGGTATAATTTTATGAGACTCTCCCATCATACGGCGTCTCAACCCCCCAGTTGCCCGTCTCCACATAGTAGGTCTGCTCTGGTTTGGCAAATTCTGAATACTCTCACTCACACAGAGTTTGGATAATCTCTTGATATTACAATGTATTTACAATTTAAGATGCTAGTTGATACAAGTGGTTAACACACATTTGATATAGTCGTTTTAAGGTCTTGATTCATTTGAAAGAAACCAGCTAAGGAAATTTGAACGTATGTGCCCTATACCATTGGATGATTCGTAGCGTTTGCAGCAAGAACGGAGAATGAGCCAGATTTAACACACACACCAACTATAATGAGAGAGATACTTGGAAAATAGTTTTGGGAACAGCTAGCTAGCTGAGTATTAGACATTATGAATAAGAAGTATTGTTGAACTGTGAAATGTACCACTTATCAAAACGAAATGGAAATTTAGTCGTGGCTTACTTGGTTAAGTTACATGATAGAGGGTTTGCGATGCATTAAGATAATCTATTAAAAACTTCCAGCAGCAGTCTAGAAGGGAACCTGGTGTCTCTGTATATGAGTGTTTCAATCTCCTCTCTTTGTGGGAGACAGCTAGAATCAAAACAGATCATTATACCGTGGTAAAGAACCCATTTTACTAACATATTATTACATCCTGGATCCTGGATCACGGATACTCCttgttttttattacaGAAATATGCCTCCAAAACAACAATTGTCCAAAGCCGCTAAGGCCGCCGCTGCCATGGCTGGTGGTAAGaagtccaagaagaagtggtCTAAGAAATCCCACAAGGACAAGGCTAAGCACGCTGTTGTCTTGgaccaagaaaaattcGACAGAATCATGAAGGAAGCTCCAACCTACAGATACGTTTCCGTCTCTGTATTGGTTGACAGATTTAAGTTGGGTGGTTCCTTGGCCAGAGTTGCTTTGAGACACTTGGAAAACGAAGGTATCATCAAGCCAGTCTCCAAGCACTCCAAGCAAGCTATCTACACCAGAGCTGCTGCCTCTGAATAAATGCAATAAAAGTCATATACTCTATCCATATATAACTTTTGTAATATCTGCAAATATTTTATCAAAGATCTAAGGCTATAAGTAGATTATTGGGCGTCCCCTTTCGACGTTTACTGCTGCCATACGGGGTTTCAAGCTCACAGCTTCTCGCTTTGTCCTCTGGAAGCCCTAACTGCCGTATCCATCGTTTCTCAAGCAATTTTCacgtttttctttcttcatgaaaaattcaaaccATACAAAGcggaaaatgaaaattttgTTCGCATATATAAAGCAAGCAACTAGTAGCTATTAGATATTTTGGTTTAGATTATagtaaagtaaaagaaGTGATTGAATTAAGTTTTGGCCTaagaaacaatttcaaaatatctCAGCAAGAGAGAAGCCAGCTTTGCTGCTATGCAAATCCTGAGATCAGGATTGGGGTACAATAGTGTGTTGTGTATTTAAAACAACAGAATACATATGCCTATGCATGTTTGTCGTGTGCGGTGAAGACTTGATGATCCTAAATGAttataaaaacaatatttatATGCTGAGGAAGTACATGCAGGACATATTGTTATTTAGGAATTCTTCGTTTATGATCAGGATCGTTTTCATTTGTGTATTTTGACAGACATTCATTTGGCGTACGTATATAAATCGCAAGCAATATTGTCCCTCTAGCAAGCACGCAAGCTGTGCTATGACAAACTTTTCCTCCCTTACTCTATGAGAGCATGGAGACCACGCAAAAATTAGAGGTAGGAATTATCTCTTTGGAATATCGAATGGGGTTATGTACTTGATGAACGCTTTCCACAGCTTTAATTAGATCCGGCGATGATTTCTCTCGGGGAATATGTGCCAGGATAAACA
Coding sequences within it:
- the RPS25B gene encoding 40S ribosomal protein eS25, coding for MPPKQQLSKAAKAAAAMAGGKKSKKKWSKKSHKDKAKHAVVLDQEKFDRIMKEAPTYRYVSVSVLVDRFKLGGSLARVALRHLENEGIIKPVSKHSKQAIYTRAAASE